Proteins encoded within one genomic window of Gemmatimonadota bacterium:
- a CDS encoding NAD-dependent isocitrate dehydrogenase, translated as MAQVVTLVPGDGIGPAITDATVRVLAAAGAELEWDRQLAGVAALDARHTPLPDETLES; from the coding sequence ATGGCCCAGGTCGTAACGCTCGTCCCTGGCGATGGCATCGGCCCGGCCATCACCGATGCTACCGTGCGCGTGCTGGCCGCCGCCGGCGCGGAGCTGGAATGGGACCGCCAGCTCGCCGGCGTGGCAGCACTCGACGCGCGCCATACCCCCCTCCCCGACGAGACTCTGGAGTC